The following are from one region of the Carassius auratus strain Wakin chromosome 13, ASM336829v1, whole genome shotgun sequence genome:
- the LOC113112867 gene encoding E3 ubiquitin-protein ligase RNF182-like: MAAADAAAANGPEPPGLPVPKAFPYEEYECKICYNFFDLDRRAPKILECLHTFCEECLRALQLCEERPWRISCPVCRHRTPVPDYRIQNLPNNTKVTEDFPVYIDSDPVPQDALPPHRPPLHPALVALRREEDASVASMAGHATPSTTTVSTATTLSQESVSRYESCQNCSRLALTTGCVCVIFSLLSMLVLLFMGLIFVYSHGGPPSPAGPLCLSVASILAMVSAMVTWLLYWLKDRPEHETGRSSATTSASRRNA; this comes from the coding sequence ATGGCAGCGGCGGATGCAGCAGCAGCTAACGGGCCGGAGCCGCCCGGTCTCCCGGTACCCAAGGCGTTTCCCTACGAGGAATACGAGTGCAAAATCTGCTACAACTTTTTCGACCTCGACCGTCGGGCGCCTAAGATCTTGGAGTGTCTGCACACGTTTTGCGAGGAGTGTCTGCGCGCGCTGCAGCTGTGCGAGGAGCGGCCGTGGCGCATCAGCTGCCCCGTGTGCCGCCACCGCACGCCCGTACCGGACTACCGGATCCAGAACCTGCCGAACAACACCAAGGTCACGGAAGACTTCCCCGTGTACATCGACTCGGACCCCGTGCCTCAGGATGCTCTTCCGCCCCACCGGCCTCCGCTGCATCCGGCGCTCGTGGCGCTCCGGCGCGAGGAGGACGCGTCCGTGGCGTCAATGGCTGGGCACGCGACGCCGTCCACTACGACGGTGTCCACCGCGACCACGCTGTCCCAGGAGTCGGTCTCGCGTTACGAGAGCTGCCAAAACTGCAGCCGTCTCGCGCTGACCACCGGATGCGTGTGCGTCATCTTCTCTTTACTGTCTATGCTAGTGCTGCTCTTCATGGGCCTCATTTTCGTATACAGCCACGGCGGGCCGCCCTCGCCCGCGGGACCCCTCTGTCTGTCAGTAGCCAGCATCCTCGCCATGGTGTCTGCGATGGTAACGTGGCTCCTCTACTGGCTCAAAGACCGACCGGAGCACGAGACGGGCCGCTCCTCGGCCACCACTAGCGCGAGCCGGAGAAACGCGTGA